A stretch of the Ignavibacteriota bacterium genome encodes the following:
- a CDS encoding manganese efflux pump — protein sequence MDVFSLLGVAFALAMDAFAVALSTGAYLVKADARQTFRLSFHFGLFQFLMPVIGWAVGAQAERLLADFDHWIAFVLLAYIAFRMIQSSLADDDGAVKTDVTRGGSLVALSVATSIDALAVGLSLGLMREAIITPSIVIGLVAGGMTLVGLRLGERFSARLGKKMELAGGIVLILIGAKIVLDHILAAG from the coding sequence ATGGACGTCTTCTCCCTGCTCGGTGTCGCGTTCGCCCTCGCGATGGACGCCTTTGCCGTGGCGCTCTCGACCGGCGCGTATCTCGTGAAGGCCGACGCGCGGCAGACGTTCCGCCTGTCATTTCACTTCGGACTGTTTCAATTCCTGATGCCCGTGATCGGCTGGGCTGTGGGAGCGCAGGCGGAGCGGCTGCTTGCGGATTTCGACCACTGGATCGCCTTCGTCCTGCTCGCGTACATCGCCTTCCGCATGATTCAGTCGTCGCTCGCCGATGACGACGGAGCGGTAAAAACCGATGTCACGCGCGGCGGCTCACTCGTGGCCTTGTCCGTGGCGACAAGCATCGACGCGCTCGCGGTGGGGCTCAGTCTGGGCCTCATGCGCGAGGCCATCATCACGCCGAGCATCGTGATCGGACTCGTCGCGGGAGGAATGACACTTGTCGGCCTGCGACTCGGCGAACGCTTCTCGGCGCGGCTCGGCAAAAAGATGGAACTTGCGGGCGGCATCGTCCTCATCCTCATCGGGGCGAAAATCGTGCTCGACCACATACTCGCCGCGGGATAA
- a CDS encoding T9SS type A sorting domain-containing protein: MKLLASAFFVSFMLLALLVPARAQGLADADNIIMRLRPVCNGGQGSSLVIALDIKKRGGTGNRIGGYTVVLTYVYQKMVFQGAQQRYQQYWQGAPWYIDTDFGSGARFNQHSTSQGNPGGALPLTNQYWSVTTDCSGNPLNDGFFEVLRWTFQVGASANGYVDFGMYDNLRWRSGITFQHGGQWSAIYYSDLQNNGNDSSLVIKNLMIPVELAALNASPRPDRTVELTWRTESETSNIGFDIERGDGKNFVKIGHVQGRGTTSEKTEYSYIDESPVSTDGRDMVFYRLKQIDADGTETYSYIVSAQLDPGNVGLENTYPNPVSSGDGVTIPYTLAVPATVHLDVHNALGQRVASIEDGVARNAGRFEARWDGRVNGQPAAPGMYFVRFNANVGGDQVVATRQIGIIR; this comes from the coding sequence ATGAAGCTACTTGCGTCAGCGTTCTTTGTCTCATTCATGCTGCTCGCGTTGCTTGTTCCGGCGCGCGCGCAAGGCCTTGCCGACGCCGACAACATCATCATGCGCCTGCGCCCCGTCTGCAACGGCGGACAGGGCAGCTCGCTTGTGATCGCCCTCGACATCAAGAAGCGGGGAGGCACCGGTAACCGCATCGGCGGCTATACGGTCGTGTTGACGTACGTCTATCAGAAGATGGTCTTCCAGGGAGCCCAGCAGCGGTACCAACAGTACTGGCAGGGCGCTCCGTGGTATATCGACACCGATTTCGGTTCGGGTGCGCGCTTCAACCAGCACTCGACCAGTCAGGGAAATCCGGGTGGCGCGTTGCCTCTCACGAATCAGTACTGGAGTGTGACCACGGATTGCAGCGGCAATCCCCTCAACGACGGTTTCTTCGAAGTGCTGCGCTGGACCTTCCAGGTGGGCGCCTCCGCAAACGGATATGTGGACTTCGGCATGTACGACAATCTCCGCTGGCGTTCGGGCATCACGTTCCAGCATGGAGGCCAGTGGTCGGCCATTTATTACTCCGATCTGCAGAACAACGGCAACGACTCCTCGCTCGTGATCAAGAACTTGATGATCCCGGTGGAACTCGCTGCGTTGAATGCGTCGCCGCGCCCGGATCGCACAGTGGAACTCACCTGGCGCACCGAGAGCGAGACCTCGAACATCGGTTTCGACATCGAGCGTGGTGACGGGAAGAATTTCGTCAAGATCGGCCATGTGCAGGGCCGCGGCACCACCTCCGAGAAAACCGAGTACAGCTACATCGACGAATCGCCGGTGAGCACCGACGGCCGCGACATGGTATTCTATCGACTAAAACAGATCGATGCCGACGGCACCGAGACATACAGCTACATCGTTTCGGCGCAGCTCGATCCGGGCAATGTCGGTCTCGAGAACACATACCCGAATCCCGTGTCATCAGGTGACGGTGTGACCATTCCGTACACGCTCGCCGTGCCGGCCACCGTACACCTCGATGTTCACAATGCGCTCGGGCAGCGTGTGGCGAGCATCGAGGACGGTGTTGCGCGTAACGCGGGCCGCTTCGAAGCCCGCTGGGACGGTCGTGTGAACGGACAACCCGCCGCACCCGGCATGTACTTCGTGCGTTTCAACGCCAATGTCGGCGGTGATCAGGTTGTCGCCACAAGGCAGATCGGCATCATTCGGTAA
- a CDS encoding DUF2892 domain-containing protein, translating into MKTNIGSVDRIIRIVIGIALLSLLFLLEGGARYFGLIGLIPLATSFIKSCPLYSVFGLSTCETNAVKS; encoded by the coding sequence ATGAAAACGAACATTGGTTCCGTCGACCGCATCATCCGCATCGTCATCGGTATCGCGCTGCTCAGCCTCCTGTTCCTGCTCGAAGGCGGCGCCCGGTATTTCGGACTGATCGGTCTCATTCCACTCGCCACGTCGTTCATCAAGTCCTGCCCGCTGTACTCGGTATTCGGACTCTCGACCTGCGAGACAAACGCCGTAAAAAGTTAA
- a CDS encoding SGNH/GDSL hydrolase family protein: MTRITRFLSALFFVLCCAHGARALGVEPPPPVQDDSLRIVVIGSSSAQGAGAKPGDSSWVRRYERHLRETFPATRVYNLAMGGYTTYHCLPTSAPVADGRPRPDSMRNITRALALRPSALLISLPTNDIADGFDTSEYRRNMDTLVALSARDSVPVWICSTQPRNLDSVKRILLSDTRGWILRQYAGRALDFWDSVATPEGFIRPELDFGDGVHVNNAGHAILFERLRAAAIPDTLQMLRPHRPPRGTVTRPSTLPRPESNTPQGGSRTQQR, from the coding sequence ATGACGCGAATCACGCGTTTTCTGTCCGCACTTTTTTTCGTCCTGTGCTGCGCGCATGGTGCGCGGGCTCTGGGGGTAGAGCCGCCACCGCCCGTTCAGGATGATTCGCTTCGTATCGTGGTGATCGGATCATCGTCGGCGCAAGGCGCCGGCGCCAAACCCGGCGACAGCTCCTGGGTGCGCCGCTACGAGCGGCATCTGCGCGAAACGTTTCCCGCGACACGTGTGTATAACCTCGCGATGGGCGGATACACGACGTATCACTGCCTGCCCACATCCGCACCTGTAGCGGACGGACGCCCCAGGCCCGACAGCATGCGCAACATCACCCGCGCGCTGGCGCTTCGTCCTTCCGCACTGCTTATCAGTCTTCCGACAAACGACATCGCGGATGGCTTCGACACGAGCGAGTACCGGAGGAACATGGACACGCTTGTCGCCCTCTCCGCGCGCGACAGCGTGCCCGTCTGGATCTGTTCGACACAGCCGCGCAATCTCGATTCGGTAAAACGGATCCTTTTATCCGATACACGCGGATGGATCCTGCGCCAGTATGCGGGCAGGGCGCTCGATTTCTGGGACAGTGTCGCGACGCCTGAGGGATTCATCCGGCCCGAACTCGACTTCGGCGACGGCGTACACGTCAACAACGCCGGACACGCCATCCTCTTCGAGCGCCTGCGTGCCGCGGCAATCCCCGACACACTCCAGATGCTGCGGCCGCACCGGCCGCCGCGCGGCACAGTCACGCGGCCATCCACACTCCCGCGTCCCGAAAGCAACACGCCCCAGGGCGGCTCGCGCACACAGCAGCGATAA
- a CDS encoding SpoIIE family protein phosphatase, with the protein MTGSLLFLVALLQLPLTVIFQNTRPGLPFYITGVQKEGLRIDLAPQADRTVRRLLRDGDVLTRIGSYEYDTASWDGDRLIDVLAETRIGDTLRVDVLRDGGTESLDIVLDQPRARMHGAYVSITRYLTNAVGPLIILLIALIVLMRRPRRRDAALYFLLSASMSLWLLTSASTSMMMPWWQALRPVTLYIPGVAFALFIALLLHFTLVFPEDRWLRHAPRVRVVLLYTPYTLLLAAVYVLPPLTGLDRENIVLTVANYVLYTASPVLAVIALLQSQRRSASRMTRKLVRTILAGIAVFGAGIMMTLLLELAGTDLGVDARWLLYIRLGSMGLAVLALPSAFGYAILRYGFLDVRVIFRRTTVYALLAAAVSLAFLSCVVLLRESVSALTGTEVLLVSAVLAGVAAVVLSASMDRIQKFVDTHIFREEHRTSTELQALSRRLVNTLRRDELLSIVTRDLPALLGLRSASVFAVDEQGVSQHLAGAASAAEHLPALMQHAAFKARLAADEVVHVASQFEDPARHDVSVAFAIAARNGEYVLAVLGEKENGRPFGSAELHELRAVADSAALGWKNAALSEELQQQERMKKEIEIAHTIQAAMLPRETPRLEGYDIAAVSTPAREVGGDFFDFIETADGRLAVVIGDVADKGVSAAMVMASSISTIRFAAEQDVSPRAILSRANERLFIDTRRHMFVAVFLGVLDTDTGSMIFTNAGLPKPLLQRDGESFLIDWTDNGQHLPLGARSAIEFHEQELPLEAGDILLLYTDGVIEGCNASDEEFGVKRLRDALRAVSDLSADEIRKHICDEIHAFTGRADLSDDLTLVVLKVTRP; encoded by the coding sequence ATGACAGGATCGCTTCTGTTTCTCGTGGCTTTGCTGCAACTGCCGCTGACGGTCATCTTCCAGAATACGCGCCCCGGCCTGCCCTTCTACATCACCGGCGTGCAGAAGGAGGGGCTGCGCATCGATCTTGCGCCGCAGGCCGACCGCACGGTGCGGCGCCTGTTGCGCGACGGCGACGTGCTCACGCGCATCGGCTCGTACGAGTACGACACCGCGTCGTGGGACGGCGACCGCCTCATCGACGTGCTTGCGGAGACGCGCATCGGCGACACGCTGCGTGTGGATGTGCTGCGTGACGGCGGCACAGAGTCGCTCGACATCGTGCTCGATCAGCCGCGTGCGCGCATGCACGGCGCGTACGTGAGCATCACGCGGTATCTGACCAATGCCGTCGGTCCGCTCATCATTCTGCTCATCGCGCTCATCGTGCTGATGCGTCGTCCGCGCAGGCGCGACGCCGCGCTGTACTTCCTTCTCTCGGCCTCGATGTCGCTGTGGCTGCTCACATCCGCGTCCACCAGCATGATGATGCCGTGGTGGCAGGCCCTGCGCCCCGTCACCTTGTACATCCCCGGGGTTGCATTCGCACTGTTCATCGCGCTGCTCCTGCATTTCACGCTCGTGTTTCCCGAGGACCGCTGGCTGCGCCACGCGCCGCGTGTCCGCGTCGTGCTGCTCTACACGCCGTACACGCTGCTGCTCGCCGCGGTGTATGTGCTGCCGCCGCTCACCGGACTCGACCGGGAAAATATTGTGCTCACCGTGGCAAACTATGTGCTGTATACCGCAAGTCCGGTACTCGCCGTGATCGCCCTGCTGCAATCCCAGCGTCGCAGTGCGTCGCGCATGACGCGCAAGCTTGTGCGCACTATACTGGCGGGCATCGCGGTGTTCGGCGCGGGTATCATGATGACCCTTCTGCTCGAACTTGCGGGAACGGATCTCGGCGTGGATGCGCGTTGGCTGTTGTACATCCGGCTCGGATCCATGGGGCTCGCAGTGCTCGCGCTCCCCTCGGCTTTCGGCTACGCGATTCTCCGCTACGGCTTTCTCGATGTGCGTGTCATTTTCCGCCGCACCACGGTGTACGCGCTGCTCGCGGCCGCGGTGTCGCTGGCTTTTCTCTCCTGCGTGGTGCTCTTGCGCGAGTCGGTGTCGGCTCTCACCGGCACAGAGGTGCTGCTCGTAAGCGCCGTGCTTGCGGGTGTGGCGGCCGTGGTGCTTTCGGCGTCGATGGATCGTATACAGAAATTTGTGGATACGCACATCTTCCGCGAGGAGCACCGCACGAGCACCGAACTGCAGGCGCTCTCGCGCCGCCTGGTCAACACGCTGCGGCGCGATGAACTGCTGAGCATCGTGACACGCGATCTGCCCGCGCTGCTCGGTCTGCGCTCGGCCTCCGTGTTCGCCGTCGACGAGCAGGGGGTGTCGCAGCATCTTGCGGGCGCCGCGTCCGCCGCCGAACATTTGCCGGCGCTGATGCAGCATGCGGCGTTCAAGGCGCGCCTTGCCGCGGACGAGGTGGTGCATGTCGCCTCGCAGTTCGAGGATCCCGCGCGTCACGACGTGTCGGTGGCCTTTGCCATCGCCGCGCGCAACGGCGAGTACGTGCTCGCAGTGCTCGGGGAGAAGGAGAACGGACGGCCCTTCGGGAGTGCAGAGTTGCACGAGCTGCGCGCCGTGGCCGACAGCGCCGCGCTGGGATGGAAAAACGCCGCGTTGTCGGAAGAACTGCAGCAGCAGGAGCGGATGAAGAAGGAGATCGAGATCGCGCACACGATACAGGCCGCGATGCTGCCGCGCGAAACACCGCGGCTCGAGGGCTACGATATCGCCGCGGTGTCCACACCGGCGCGCGAAGTGGGCGGCGACTTCTTCGATTTTATCGAGACGGCCGACGGACGCCTCGCGGTGGTGATCGGCGACGTGGCCGACAAGGGTGTGTCGGCCGCAATGGTCATGGCCTCGTCCATCAGCACGATCCGCTTCGCGGCCGAGCAGGATGTGTCGCCGCGCGCCATTCTTTCACGCGCAAACGAGCGCCTGTTTATCGACACACGCCGTCACATGTTTGTCGCGGTGTTTCTCGGCGTGCTCGATACGGATACAGGGTCGATGATCTTTACAAACGCCGGTCTCCCCAAACCGCTGCTGCAGCGCGACGGCGAGAGCTTCCTTATCGATTGGACCGACAACGGACAGCATCTGCCCCTCGGCGCCCGTTCGGCCATCGAGTTTCACGAGCAGGAGCTGCCGCTGGAAGCGGGCGACATTCTGCTGCTGTACACCGACGGCGTCATCGAGGGATGTAATGCCAGTGACGAGGAGTTCGGCGTGAAGCGTCTGCGTGATGCGCTGCGCGCCGTATCCGATCTGTCGGCCGACGAGATCCGCAAACACATCTGCGACGAAATCCACGCCTTTACCGGCCGCGCGGATCTCTCCGACGACCTCACGCTTGTTGTCCTGAAAGTGACACGCCCATAA
- a CDS encoding TlpA family protein disulfide reductase: MTRQMTSRYPLLLLLLLVAGAFAQAQPSKLGTAEWQEFRIVARQVDSLQTMFKDMQEKEPALRTNPMLMQARLQDQMQNIAAIFQAVPAKAQAAMKDVLPVSEYNAADLFVLKLAAVATGNIQLAIDASERLITLVAARDSVRQIRRELCQMYASQGKLEKAAQHATDDVLVGAYPLEVSQLTQALAVAYAEAGQPAKAIPYALRSITSFRDFKKDDSAPLDSAGRRDAASGMDYFFVTQTAGLLSALSIAYTEANDTVAFARFSKQARESLKDDALWAQATEAAKAAIKEHEESTKSWNKPAASWPEHLWAGGDALTLDGLKGKVVLVDFFATWCRPCIMAFPHLRGWQEKYSAEGLVVVGLTNYQGRYEGKTLGPDDEFKKLRDEFIPKHKVSWAVGVEKNGRTAFEKYGVNGIPHVALIDRKGILRYVKVGAADYDKTEKMIQKLLAEKAE; encoded by the coding sequence ATGACACGACAGATGACGTCCCGATACCCTCTCCTTCTCCTCCTCCTGCTTGTGGCGGGTGCCTTCGCTCAGGCACAGCCCTCGAAACTCGGCACTGCTGAATGGCAGGAATTCCGCATCGTTGCGCGTCAGGTAGATTCGCTGCAGACCATGTTCAAGGATATGCAGGAGAAGGAACCTGCGCTGCGCACAAATCCCATGCTGATGCAGGCGCGGCTGCAGGATCAGATGCAGAACATCGCCGCCATTTTCCAGGCCGTGCCCGCCAAGGCGCAGGCGGCCATGAAGGATGTGCTTCCCGTTTCGGAATACAACGCAGCGGATCTTTTTGTCCTAAAACTCGCCGCGGTGGCGACCGGCAATATCCAACTTGCCATCGACGCGTCGGAACGGCTCATCACACTTGTCGCCGCGCGCGACTCGGTGCGCCAGATTCGCCGCGAACTTTGCCAGATGTACGCGAGCCAGGGCAAGCTCGAGAAGGCCGCACAGCATGCGACCGACGACGTGCTGGTCGGCGCCTACCCGCTTGAGGTGTCGCAGCTCACGCAGGCCCTCGCCGTCGCCTACGCCGAGGCCGGACAGCCCGCAAAGGCAATCCCCTACGCCCTCCGCAGCATTACCTCCTTCCGCGATTTTAAAAAGGACGACTCCGCCCCGCTCGATTCCGCGGGACGTCGCGATGCGGCCTCGGGCATGGACTACTTCTTCGTCACACAGACCGCCGGCCTGCTCTCCGCCCTGTCGATTGCCTATACGGAAGCCAACGACACTGTTGCCTTTGCGCGCTTCAGCAAGCAGGCGCGTGAGAGTTTGAAGGATGACGCGCTGTGGGCACAGGCGACGGAAGCGGCGAAGGCCGCGATCAAGGAGCACGAGGAGTCCACCAAATCGTGGAACAAACCCGCCGCCTCGTGGCCGGAACACCTCTGGGCCGGCGGCGACGCGCTCACGCTCGATGGACTCAAGGGCAAGGTCGTGCTGGTGGATTTTTTCGCGACCTGGTGCCGCCCGTGTATCATGGCCTTCCCACACCTGCGCGGCTGGCAGGAGAAATACAGTGCCGAAGGACTGGTGGTTGTCGGACTTACCAACTACCAGGGCCGCTACGAGGGCAAAACGCTCGGGCCCGACGACGAGTTTAAAAAGCTGCGCGACGAATTTATTCCGAAACACAAGGTGAGCTGGGCCGTGGGTGTCGAGAAGAACGGCCGCACGGCCTTTGAAAAGTACGGCGTTAACGGCATCCCCCACGTCGCCCTCATCGACCGCAAGGGCATATTGCGCTATGTGAAAGTGGGCGCGGCCGACTACGATAAAACCGAGAAGATGATACAGAAGCTTCTCGCCGAAAAGGCGGAATAG
- a CDS encoding serine hydroxymethyltransferase: MSYLESTDPQIHSIIQHETERQITKLQLIASENYASPSVMEASGSVLTNKYAEGYPGKRYYGGCEFVDQAEDLARERLKQLFGAEYANVQPHSGATANQAIYFSFVKPGDTVLGMDLAHGGHLTHGSPVNFSGQLYRMVSYGVNRETGMIDYDEVLSIAEREKPKLLIVGASSYSRNISYAKFREIADKVGAFLWADIAHPAGLIATKLLDDPVPHCHVVTSTTHKTLRGPRGGLIIMHKDWENPFGIVMAKSGRVKMMSEILDSTVMPGIQGGPLMHIIAAKAVAFGEALQPSYAAYTRQVKANAVRLAELLVARGFELISGGTDNHLMLIDLHNKGVTGKDTENAMERAGITLNKNMVPFDDRSPFVTSGIRVGAAAVTTRGFKEQDMEFIADKLDTVVSNVANEAVLDGVRAEIREYCSRFPLYTEIQS, from the coding sequence ATGTCCTACCTCGAAAGCACCGATCCGCAGATCCACAGCATCATCCAGCACGAAACCGAGCGGCAGATCACCAAGCTGCAGCTTATTGCGTCCGAGAATTACGCGAGTCCGTCGGTCATGGAGGCCTCGGGCAGCGTGCTCACGAACAAGTACGCCGAGGGGTATCCGGGCAAGCGGTACTACGGCGGCTGCGAGTTTGTGGATCAGGCCGAGGATCTGGCGCGCGAGCGCCTCAAACAACTCTTCGGCGCGGAGTACGCCAACGTGCAGCCGCATTCGGGCGCTACGGCGAATCAGGCGATCTACTTCTCCTTTGTCAAACCGGGCGACACGGTGCTGGGTATGGACCTCGCGCACGGCGGCCACCTCACACACGGCTCGCCGGTGAATTTCAGCGGACAGCTCTATCGTATGGTGTCATACGGTGTGAACCGAGAAACCGGCATGATCGATTACGACGAGGTGCTTTCGATCGCGGAACGCGAGAAACCGAAACTTCTCATCGTCGGCGCAAGTTCGTACTCGCGCAATATCAGCTACGCAAAGTTCCGTGAGATCGCGGACAAAGTGGGCGCGTTTCTCTGGGCCGACATCGCCCATCCCGCGGGCCTCATCGCCACCAAACTCCTCGACGATCCCGTGCCGCATTGCCACGTGGTCACGTCGACCACGCACAAGACGTTGCGCGGACCGCGCGGTGGACTCATCATCATGCACAAGGACTGGGAGAATCCTTTCGGCATCGTGATGGCCAAATCGGGCCGCGTCAAAATGATGTCGGAGATTCTCGACAGCACCGTCATGCCGGGCATTCAGGGCGGACCGCTCATGCACATCATCGCCGCAAAGGCCGTGGCCTTCGGCGAGGCGCTGCAGCCCAGCTATGCCGCGTACACACGCCAGGTCAAGGCCAACGCGGTGCGGCTTGCCGAATTGCTCGTGGCGCGCGGCTTCGAACTCATCTCCGGCGGTACCGACAACCACCTCATGCTCATCGACCTGCACAACAAGGGCGTGACCGGCAAGGACACGGAAAACGCGATGGAACGCGCGGGCATCACGCTCAACAAGAACATGGTACCTTTCGACGACCGCTCGCCCTTTGTCACCTCGGGCATACGCGTCGGCGCCGCCGCCGTCACCACGCGCGGCTTCAAGGAGCAGGACATGGAATTCATCGCCGACAAACTCGACACCGTGGTGTCGAACGTCGCGAACGAAGCCGTGCTCGACGGCGTGCGCGCCGAAATTCGCGAGTACTGTTCGCGCTTCCCGCTGTACACGGAAATCCAGAGCTGA
- the trxA gene encoding thioredoxin yields the protein MHPMELTDGNFQAEVLESDLPVLIDFWAVWCGPCRMIAPIVEELAGEYAGKVKIGKLDVDNNPNVAMQYGIRSIPTILLMHKGEVVDRIVGAVPKAKIVEKLQTVVTA from the coding sequence ATGCACCCCATGGAACTCACCGACGGCAACTTCCAGGCCGAAGTCCTCGAATCCGATCTTCCCGTTCTCATCGATTTCTGGGCCGTCTGGTGCGGACCCTGCCGCATGATTGCGCCGATCGTCGAAGAACTCGCGGGCGAGTACGCCGGCAAGGTGAAAATCGGCAAGCTCGACGTCGACAACAATCCGAATGTCGCGATGCAGTACGGCATCCGCAGCATTCCCACCATACTGCTCATGCACAAGGGCGAGGTGGTGGACCGTATCGTCGGAGCGGTTCCGAAAGCCAAGATCGTCGAGAAGCTGCAGACCGTCGTCACCGCCTAA